The Nitrospirota bacterium genome includes a region encoding these proteins:
- a CDS encoding gas vesicle protein K translates to MDKPSIVITVKDIEEVKDVNPERINIDPKNVEKGLAKLVLTIVELLRQLIEKQAMRRVEAGSLTDEEIERVGETLMKLENKMKELKDIFGLKDEELNLNLGPLGDLL, encoded by the coding sequence ATGGATAAACCATCTATAGTAATCACAGTTAAAGACATAGAAGAAGTCAAAGATGTTAATCCTGAGAGGATTAATATTGACCCTAAAAATGTTGAAAAAGGCTTGGCAAAATTAGTCCTTACCATTGTGGAATTACTTCGGCAGTTAATAGAAAAACAGGCAATGAGAAGGGTAGAGGCAGGTTCTCTAACTGATGAGGAGATTGAGCGGGTCGGTGAGACATTGATGAAGTTAGAGAATAAGATGAAGGAATTGAAAGATATTTTTGGGCTTAAGGACGAAGAGTTAAATCTAAATTTA